One window of Medicago truncatula cultivar Jemalong A17 chromosome 2, MtrunA17r5.0-ANR, whole genome shotgun sequence genomic DNA carries:
- the LOC11416461 gene encoding AAA-ATPase At3g50940, translated as MFDSKTLLSAMASIVLVRNITNEVIPHEILNFVQSGLHHFCRQFSAQFTIVIEEFQGMAKNQVFEAAETYLGTKATVSTERVKVSKSHDHKKLSFNIDRGEEVSDDFEGIRVKWKLICIQEDGSRIRHNDMYASSMSEIRSYELTFHKKHKNKIIDSYLPYVMEMAKQIKEANMAIKIHSNDYGCWSHEPVKFNHPMSFNTLAIDEELQREIMNDLDNFVKAKEFYRRTGKAWQRGYLLYGPPGTGKSSLIAAMANYLNYDIYDLDLTDVQDNKILKQLILGMSNRSILVIEDIDCTINLQNREEDKDVVDNGYNKVTLSGLLNAVDGLWSCCGEEHIIVFTTNHKDKLDPALLRPGRMDKQIHLSYCNFSALKQLVVNYLCITQHELFEEIEVLLGEVQVTPAEIAEELTKDCDATECLEDLIKSLQAKKMIKEDINNEENVKEEHELGSYEEGTAADSDTGSNTNT; from the exons CGAAACATCACAAATGAAGTCATTCCTCATGAAATCCTAAACTTTGTACAATCGGGACTTCACCATTTTTGTCGCCAATTCTCAGCGCAATTTACCATAGTTATTGAAGAATTTCAAGGGATGgcaaaaaaccaagtttttgaGGCTGCTGAAACCTATCTAGGAACTAAAGCAACAGTCTCAACAGAAAGAGTTAAAGTAAGCAAATCTCATGATCATAAAAAGCTTTCATTCAATATTGATAGAGGTGAAGAAGtgagtgatgattttgaaggtaTTAGAGTAAAGTGGAAATTAATATGCATACAAGAAGATGGATCACGAATTCGACATAATGATATGTACGCCTCATCCATGTCAGAAATTAGATCCTATGAACTAACTTTTCACAAGAAACACAAGAACAAGATCATCGATTCATATTTGCCTTATGTGATGGAGATGGCTAAACAAATTAAAGAAGCAAACATGGCTATCAAGATTCACTCAAATGACTATGGTTGCTGGAGTCATGAACCTGTCAAGTTCAACCATCCAATGAGTTTCAACACTCTTGCAATTGATGAAGAGCTTCAAAGGGAAATTATGAATGATTTGGACAATTTTGTGAAGGCCAAAGAGTTTTATAGAAGAACAGGGAAAGCTTGGCAACGCGGTTACTTGTTGTACGGTCCTCCTGGTACTGGAAAGTCTAGCTTGATTGCAGCCATGGCTAACTATCTCAACTATGACATCTATGACTTGGATCTCACTGACGTACAAGATAATAAGATCTTGAAGCAGCTTATTCTTGGTATGTCCAACCGTTCTATACTTGTGATAGAGGATATCGATTGCACTATAAATTTGCAAAACCGAGAAGAAGATAAAGACGTGGTTGATAATGGATACAATAAG GTGACACTTTCAGGACTGTTGAATGCAGTAGATGGTCTTTGGTCATGCTGTGGAGAAGAACACATAATTGTATTCACAACAAATCACAAAGACAAGCTTGATCCTGCTCTGCTAAGACCTGGTAGAATGGACAAGCAAATTCACTTGTCATATTGCAACTTTTCTGCTTTGAAGCAATTGGTTGTTAACTACCTTTGCATTACTCAACATGAACTCTTTGAAGAGATTGAAGTGCTTCTAGGAGAAGTTCAAGTTACTCCAGCTGAAATTGCAGAAGAGCTAACAAAGGACTGTGATGCAACAGAATGTCTAGAAGACCTTATCAAATCCCTCCAAGCCAAGAAAATGATCAAGGAAGACATTAATAATGAAGAAAATGTCAAAGAAGAACATGAACTAGGCAGCTATGAAGAAGGGACTGCGGCAGACTCCGACACAGGCTCCAACACGAACACATGA